The Actinocorallia herbida DNA window GTAGGCGAACTCGGCCTGGCGGACGACGCGGCGGGACACGGCGAGGCCCGCGCCGACGAGGACGAGGACCGCGGTGCCGGCGAGGGGCGCCCGGCCGGGAACGCCCGCGAGCAGGAGCGACGCCGGCGGCAGGAGGGCGCAGAGGCCGAGGGCGGGCGCGGCGACGGCCCGGATCCGGCGCCGGACGTAGGCGAGGTAGTCGTAGGTGTTCGGGCCTGGGCGGATCCCGGGGACGAAGCCGCCCTCGCGCTGGAGCCGGGCGACGGTGGCGTGAACGTCGATCCGGTCCCCGGAACCGGTCGGCGCGAGGAGCGCGGCGAGGACGAAGAGGGCGGCGAGGAAGCGCGGGTCGCCCTGGTCGGGGCGCGTCCAGACGCCGTCCGGGACGCCGCCGCCGGGGATCAGGCGGGCCACCACGGCCGGGACGTGCAGCAGGAGCAGCGCCAGGAACACCGGGAAGAGCTCCCCGGAGTTGACCCGGAAAGGGAGGTATGTCGGGGCGGGGCCGCGCCGCCGTACGCCGACCATCCTCCGGGCGAACTGGATCGGGATCCGCCGCTCGGCCTGGCCGAGGCCGATGACCGCGGCGAGCACGAGGGTCCCGGAGACCACGACGGCCGCCGTCGCCGCGGCGAAGGTCCCGGTGCCCGCCGCGTCCCGGACGTCCCACAGGAGCCGGGGGAAGACCGCGGTGAGTTGGGCGAGGAACAGGACGCCCACCCCTTCGCCGAGCCCGCGCAGGGAGACGAGCCGGATCAGCCACGCGGTGACCATGGTCCCGGCCGTCATGCCGATCACGACGAAGAGGACGGCCCGTCCGTGCGGGCCTGTGAGGACGCCGTCGTCGCCGCGCGCCGCCGCGAGCACCGCCGCCGTTCCCATCGGCGCGCCGAACGCGACGGACAGCAGCCAGGTGCAGCGCAGCAGGACCTTCGCGCCGTCCGTGCCGGCGGCGGAAAGGGCCCGCAGGCGCGGCCACGTGTGCACGAGGAGCCCGACGACGAAGGTCGCGGCGACGTAGGGGAGCACCCCGAGCCCGAGGAAGGAGAGCCGGAGCAGGCCGCCGCCGGTGAGCAGGTCGACGAGCCCCGCGAACGGGTCGGCGCGGACGGCGGCGTCGGCCGCCTCGCCGATCGCGGCGACGTCCGTACCGGGCACCGGCAGGTGCTGGCCGACCCGGAAGAGGGCCACGGCCCCCGCCGTGATCGCGATCCGCTTCGCCAGGCCGGGAGTGCGCAGGTATCCGCTCACACCGCCGACGGTATCCCGGCGATTCTCAAAAAAACAAGAGCGTCTATTGGCCTGGCGCCCGGTCGAGGCGGGCGCGGAGCGTCGCGGCGAACTCCTCCGCGCGGGCCAGCTGGACGCGCAGGTCCGCGACCCGCCGCGTCGCGGCCTCCTCGTAGCCGCGCACCCGTTCCAGAAGCGCGGCGTGCTCCTCGGGGGCGGGTCCCCCGGCGGTGTCGAGCCGGTCGGTCGCCTCCAGGAGGTCGCGCATCTGATCCAGCGAGAACCCGAGGGGCTTCATCCGGCGGATCACCATCAGCCGGTCCACGTCGCGCTCGGTGTAGAGCCGGAACCCGCCCTGCGAGCGCGCCGATGGCACGACGAGCCCGGCCTCCTCGTAGTGCCGGATCGTGCGCAGGGACAGTTCGGTGCGCGCGGCGACCTCGCCGATCTGCATGTGCCCGCCGTCCATGCCCGTCCCTTCCCCGGCCGTCTCGGCGCCCCGGATGGGAGGCCCGCCGCTCATCTCTACCCTAACGTTAGGGTAGAGTTCCCGCGGCGCAGGCCCAGGTCGGGTCGGACGTCCCACCCCGCCTCTGCCCATCCGGCGCCCTGTACCGGTGTGCCCGAGCACGACAGGTTCTCTTCTCCTTTGTCCTCTTCGCTGTCTCCCGCCGTGCGCCTGCGCGGACTCAAGCCCGTATGGCTGTCGGATCCCCGCGTCTGGCGGACCGAGGTGCTCGCCGGGCTCGTCGTCGCGCTCGCGCTGATCCCCGAGGCGATCTCGTTCTCCGTCATCGCCGGGGTCGATCCGGCGATCGGGCTGTTCGCGTCGGTCACCATGGCCGTGGTGATCTCGGTCGTCGGCGGCCGCCGGGCGATGATCTCGGCGGCGACGGGCGCGGTGGCGCTGGTCATCGCGCCGCTCAACCGGGAGCACGGCCTCGGCTTCCTGGTCGCGGCGGTCATCCTCGCCGGGGTGTTCCAGATCGTGCTCGGCGCGCTGGGCGTGGCGAAGCTGATGCGGTTCGTGCCGCGCGCGGTGATGGTCGGGTTCGTCAACGCGCTGGCCATCCTGATCTTCCTCGCCCAGCTGCCCGAAGTGCGGGACGTGCCCTGGGCCGTCTATCCGCTGGTCCTCGGCGGGCTCGTCCTGATGGTCCTCTTCCCGAAGATCACCAAGGTGGTCCCCGCGCCGCTGGTGTCGATCGTCGTCCTCACCGCGATCACCGTGGGCGCGGGCATCGCGGTGCCGACCGTCGGCGACCGGGGAGACCTGCCCTCGTCGCTTCCCCTCCCGGGCCTGCCGGATGTGCCGTTCACGCTCGGCACCCTCGCGATCATCGCCCCGTACGCGCTGGCGATGGCGCTCGTCGGGCTGATGGAGTCGCTGATGACCGCCCAGTTCGTCGACGAGATCACCGGCACCCGCTCCAGCAAGAGGCGCGAGTCGATCGGCCAGGGCGTCGCCAACGTCGTCACGGGGTTCTTCGGCGGCATGGGCGGCTGCGCGATGATCGGGCAGACCATGATCAATGTGAAGGTCTCGGGCGCGCGGACCCGGCTGTCGACCTTCCTCGCCGGGGCCTTCCTCATGGTCCTGTGCATCGTCTTCGGACCCGTCGTCTCCGACATCCCGATGGCCGCGCTCGTCGCGATCATGGTCATGGTGTCGGTCGCGACGTTCGACTGGCACTCGATCGCGCTCACGCGGCCCCGGCGGATGCCGGCGGCGGAGCTGACGGTCATGCTGCTCACCGTCGCGGTCGTCGTGGCCACGCACAACCTCGCGATCGGCGTCATCCTCGGCTCCCTGACGGCCATGCTGTTCTTCGGCAACCGGGGCAAGCCCATCGGGGATGGATCGGATCAGCAGGAAGTACTCAGCGGGGAGCTTTCGGGACGTCGCTGACGGCGTCCGGCGCGGCCGGGGCGTCGAACAGGAGGTCCGCGCGGTCTTCCGGCAGCGGAAGGCCCTGGTCGAAGGCCTCGACCAGGGCCGCGGCCCCGCGGATGTCGCCGACGAGGGTCGCGCCGATGAGCCGGCCGTCCCGGACCACGACGCTCCGGTGCACGCCGAGCCGCGGGGACGAGGTGACGACGTACTCGTCCTCGGGCCATTCGGGTTCGGCCACGCCCATCGCGACGACGTCGACCCCGGCGGCCGACACCCGGGTCACGATCCGGGACCCGTGGTAGGCGGCCGAGGCGGCGCCGGTGATGTGGTCGGCGAGCACCCCCGCCTGCTCCCACAGCGCCGCGAGCGCGCCGTACACCTGTCCCCGGTGCTCGGCGCACGCGCCGACCGCGTAGATGTCCCGCTCGCCCGCCGCCCGCATCCTGTCGTCCACCACCACCCCGCGCTGGACGACCAGGCCGCTGGCGCGGGCCATCGCCGAGTCGGGCCGGACCCCGGCCGCCACCACGACCATGTCACAGGGCAGGTCGCGGCCGTCGGCGAGGCGCACCGCCATCACCCGCCGCCGCCCGAGCACCGCGACGGGGCGGGCGCCCAGTTCCACGCCGATCCCGAGCCCGGCGATCCGGTGCTTGAGCACGAGCCCGGCGCGCGCCCCGAGCTGCTGGTCCATCAGATGGGTCGCCCCGTGCACGACGGTGATGTCGAGTCCGTGGTTCTGGAGGCCGCGCGCCGCCTCGAGCCCGAGCGGTCCGCCGCCGATCACCACCGCGCGCTGGTGCCCGCGCGCGTACCTGATCATGTTGCGGGTGTCGTCGAGGGTGCGGAGGGTGAAGACGCCCTGGTGGAATCCGCGGTCCGCGACCCGCATCCCGGCGATGTCGGGGATGAAGGGGACACCGCCGGTCGCGATGACCAGTTTGTCGTAGCGCAGGGGCTCCCTCCCGTCGAGCCGCACGCGGTGGGCGAATCTGTCGATCCGCTTCGCGCGCACCCCTGACAGCAGGGTGATCCCGTGCTCGGCGTACCAGGGGAGCCCGTTGAGCAGGATGTCGGATTCCTCGGCGGCCCCGGACAGGACGCGGGAGAGCGCGAGCCGGTCGTAGTTCCCGTGCGGCTCGTCGCCGACCACGGTGATCTCGAACCCCTCCCCGTCGCGCGCCAGGATCTCCTCAACGGTCCGGATCCCGGCCATCCCGTTGCCGATCACGACGAGCCGGGGCATCACACCTCGACCAGGCCGAGGTCCACGACCACGGTCCCGGCCACGCCGTCGGGCGCCTGGAGGCACAGCTCGAGAACGGTGCCGGCCTCGAGGTCCTCGACGATCCGGAGCGACACGTGCGTCGCGTCCTTGGCCCCGACCGGGAAGTACCGCATGGGCAGCCCGTCCCGCATCAGCACGACGCAGGCCAGTTCCCCGCTGCTGTTGCCCGCCCGCAGGTAGACGGGCTGCGCGACGGCCCCGGGCGGCACCGTGTACCGCAGCGCCGGCGAGATCGGCACGGCCGTCTCGAACCCCTTCCCGACGAACGGGAACGCCCCCTGGAGAAAACGCGGCTTTGACTCCACGTCCGCCATCGTGGTTTCCCTTGGTTAACGCATGGCTCGCCATATGTTACCCGCGGGTTAAGAACGGCTCCTCGCCCGTGTCCTCCCCGGTGCGGAGGGCCTTCGGTCGGCCCGGTGATTCGGGTGGTCACAAGGTTTATCGCGGAATTGGCCGATCCGTGGTGGATTTCGGTCTTTCGCTCGGCGAAATCGCGGAAACCAGCTTCGAGGCGGGTCCGCGCCGTGGACCCGGGGGCGACAGCGACCCGAGCCGGCCGCCCGGGCTGAGAAGGAGCGAGACCTGTGTCATCCGCGGCTGTGCCTTCCGGACCGGTGCCGCCCGCCAGCGGGCGGCGCGGCCTCGACTACCTGCTGACGATTCCCAAGGGCGTCGCGCAGGTCGACTTCCAGGCCAATCCCTGGACCGGCCTGGTGTTCCTCGTCGCGCTCTTCGTCGGAGGCTGGCAGTTCGGCGTCTTCGGCCTGCTGGGCACGGTCGTCGCCACGCTCACCGCGCACGTCCTGGGCGTCTCGTGGCACGACCGGGTGGCGCTCGGCCTGGAGGGATTCTGCGGCACGCTGATCGGGATCAGCCTCGTGCTGTACCTCGACGTCCGCTGGATGACCGTCCTCCTCGTCGTCTTCGGGGCGATCGCGGGGAGCGTGCTCACCGCGGCGCTCAACGTGCTGCTGAAGCCCTATGACCTGCCGACCTTCACGGCCCCCTTCTGCGTGATCACCTCCGTCATGGTGATCGGCGGGCCGTCGTTCACCCGGGTCTGGGACCGGCACGCGGGCACGGCGCCGCCGTCCGCGTCAGCGCCGGGGACCGCGCTGAGCTGGACCGACTTCTGGCAGGGCTCGCTCAGCGGTGTCGGCCAGGTGTTCTTCCAGGACCAGTGGTACGTCGGGGTGATCTTCCTCGTCGGCCTGCTCATCGCGGGCTGGCGGACGGGGCTGGTCGCCCTCGTGTCCAGTGTCATCGGCCTGCTCACCGGCTGGGTGCTGGGCGCGCAGGCCGCCGACCTGGGCGCCGGTCTCTACGGCTACAACTCGGTGCTGACCGGGGTCGCCCTCTTCAGCACCTTCGTCCTCGCCACGCCCATGAGCGCGGGCTACGCCGTGCTCGGCGCGGTGGCCGCGGCGGGCCTGACCGCCGGGATCGGCAACCTGTTCGAGGTGGTCGGCGGACACACCCTCACCTGGCCGTTCGTGCTCGTTACCTGGGTGTTCCTCGCCGCCGTCCCGATGCTCTCCAGGATCGAGCGCGCGTGACCCGCGCCCGTCGGTGACCAGAAAGGATCCCTGATGAACCTCACTCCGAGGGAGATGGACAAGCTGCTCATCTTCACCGCGGCGCAGATGGCGCAGCGGCGAAAAGACCGCGGCCTGAAACTGAACTACGCCGAGACCGTGGCGCTGATCAGCTCCGCGATCGTGGAGGCGGCCCGGGACGGCAGGACCGTGGCCGAGTGCATGGAACTCGGCAAGCAGCTGCTCGGACCGGACGACGTCCTGCCCGGGGTGCGCGGCATGCTCAAGCTGATGCAGATCGAGGCGGTCTTCGACGACGGGACGAAGCTCGTCTCCTGCCATGACCCGGTGGGCGGCAAGTGAGTCCCGGAGGCCGCGCGATCCTGCTGGCCGCCGGGCCGGAGAGCGCGGACGGCCGGTGCCTGCCGCCGCCGCCCGGCCGCGACGGACCCGAGGTCCGCGTGGCGGGACGCGATCTCGCCGCCGGGGTCCGCGGCCACTCGCGGACCGTGGTGGTGCCGATGACGCTGGGCCGGGACCCTGACCTGCCGGTCGCCGCCGCCCAGACCCTGCGCTGGGCCGCGCGGGACCGGGCGCCGGGCGACCTGCTGCTCGCCCCGCCCCTGGGCACGACCGGGCATCTGGTCGGCTGGCTCAGGAGCGCGGTCGTGCGCGCGCTGCGCGGGGCTCCGCCGCGCCGGGCCGTGCTGCTGGTCGCGCCCGCCGGCGGACCGGAGCAGGACGCCGAGCTGTTCAGGGTGGCCCGGCTCGTCCGCCAGTACACCTCGGCGCCCTGGGTCGAGGTCGCGCTCACCGGCGGCGACCCGGACGTGTCCGAGGCGATCGACCGCTGCACGAGGCTGGGCGCCGCCGACGTCGTCCTGGTGCCCGCCTCCTTCGTGCCGGCGCCCGTCAGACCGGACGCGCTGACGGCGGACCCGCTCCTGGGCGCCGCCGCCCTCGCCGCGCTGGTCCGCGCCCGTGCCGCCGAGGCGGAGCACCGCTGGACCCGGCACGGCGACGACGGCCTCGCCGCCGCGGCACGGCATTCCCACACTCACGACCATGACCATGACCACGACCACCACCACGACGACCGCCGCCGGGACCTGACGGTACCCGCCGCGGCGTGCCCGAAGGAGGCGCAAGCCCATGTCGGATGACGTCTACCTCTACGGCGAGGGGAACATCGAACTGAACGCGGGCCAGCCGCGGGTGACCCTCACCGTCCACAACACCGGCGACCGCGCGGTCCAGATCGGCTCGCACTTCCACTTCTTCGAGGTGAACCGCGCGCTGAGCTTCGACCGGGACAAGGCGTTCGGCAAACGCCTGGACATCCCGGCGGGCACCGCGGTCCGGTTCGAGGCGGGGGACACCAAGCAGGTCACCCTCGTCGAGTACGGCGGCGGGCTGCGGCTCGTGGGATTCGGGGGCCTCCTGAACGGCAGTGTCAGGTCGCACGAGGCGCACCGCGAGGCGCTGAAGCGGATGCGCGAGCGCGGCTACCTCGACGAGCCGGGCACGGCCGCCGACGGTTCGGCCGGGAAGCCGGCGAAGAAGTCGAAATCCGGGAAGAAGGGCTGAGCCGCCATGACGAGCATGAGCCGTCAGCAGTACGCGTCGATGTACGGCCCCACCGTGGGCGACAGGATCCACCTCGCGGACACCAACCTGATCGTCGAGGTGGAGAAGGACTACACCGAGGGGCACTACGGCGACGAGGCCCAGTACGGCGGAGGCAAGACCGCCCGCGACGGCATGTCGGCCGATCCGGCCTCCGGCCGGTCCGTCGCCCTCGACACGGTGATCACCAACGCGGTGATCATCGACCCGGTGCTCGGCGTCATCAAGGGCGACATCGGCATCAAGGACGGGAAGATCGCCGGGATCGGCAAGTCCGGCAACCCGCACACCCAGAACGGCGTCGACCGCCGGCTGATCATCAGCGCGTCCACCGAGGTGATCTCCGGGGAGAACCTCATCGCGACGCCGGGCGGCATCGACACCCACGTCCACTACATCTCGCCGCAGCAGGCGCAGCACGCGCTGAGCAACGGGATCACCACCCTGGTCGGCGGCGGCACGGGACCGGCCGACGGCAGCCGCGGCTGCACCACGACGCCGGGCGGGTGGAACATCGCCCGCATCCTCCAGGCCTATGAGGACATCCCGATCAACATCGGGGTGCTCGGCAAGGGCAACAGCAGCCTGCCGACGTCGCTGGAGGAGCAGATCCGGGCCGGGGCGTGCGGCTTGAAGGTGCACGAGGACTGGGGCAGCACGCCCGCGGTCATCGACTGCGCGCTGTCGGTCGCCGACGAACTGGACATCCAGATCACGATCCACACCGACACCCTGAACGAGGCGGGCTTCGTCGAGGACACGATCAACGCGATCAACGGGCGGGCCATCCACACCTACCACTCCGAAGGCGCGGGCGGCGGGCACGCCCCGGACATCCTCCGGGTGACGGGCGAGCCGAACGTCCTGCCGGCCTCCACCAACCCGACGCTGCCCTACACGGCGAACTCGATCGACGAACTGCTCGACATGACGATGGTCTGCCACCACCTCAGCTACGACGTGCCCGAGGACGTGGCGTTCGCCGAGAGCCGGGTCCGCGCCGAGACCATCTCGGCCGAGACGGTGCTGCACGACCTGGGCGTCATCAGCATCATCGGGTCGGACTCGCAGGCCATGGGCCGGGTGGGCGAGTCGTTCACCCGCGCCTTCCAGGTCGCCCACCACAACAAGGACAAGCGGGGCCCTCTGCCGGAGGACTCCGGCCGCAACGACAACTTCAGGGTCCTGCGCTACATCGCCAAGCTCACCATCAACCCGGCCCGCGCCTCGGGGATGGCCGACACGATCGGCTCCCTGGAGGACGGGAAGCTCGCCGACATCATCCTGTGGCCGGTGCACTCCTTCGCCGCGAAGCCGTCGATGGTCGTCAAGGGCGGGCTGATCAGCTGGGCGCCGATGGGCGACCCGAACGCGTCGCTGCCCACGCCCCAGCCGATCTACTTCCGGCCCATGTACGGCTCGTTCGGCAAGGCGCTGTCGAGCACGTGCGTCACCTTCATGTCGGGGGCGGCGATCGAGGAGGGCGTGCCGGAACGGCTCGGCCTGAACCGGCTGATCCGGCCGGTGCGCCAGTGCCGGACCGTCGACAAGCGGCACATGCTCCGCAACTCGACGCTCGCCGACATCCGCGTCGATCCGGAGACCTACAAGGTGACCGTGGACGGCGAGCCCGCGCACATCGAGCCCGCCAAGAAGCTGCCGTTGAACCGGCTGTTCTTCCTGGCATGAGCGCCGCCATCGAGGACCTCGGCCCGCTGCTCGCCCAGTTCCAGCTGACGGACTCCGGCTTCCCGAGCGGGATGTACACCCTTTCGCACGGGCTCGAAGGGTACGCCCAGCTCAAGCTGGTGGGCCCGGACGACCTGGGCGCGCTGCTGACGGATCTGCTCTACCACTCCGTCGGCCCGGGGGACGCCACGGCGCTGGTCCTGGCCCACCGCGCGGTCCGCGCGGGCGACTGGGACCGGCTGGCCGAGGTCGACCACCGGCTGCACGCGATCAAGCTCAGCCGCGAGCAGCGCACGGCGTCCGTCCGCACGGGCCGCCAGGTGCTCGACACCGCGGCGTCCGCCTTCCCGATCCCCGAGGCCGCCAGGCTCGCGGGACTCGTGGCGGACCGGGCGACGCCGGGCACCCACGCGGTGGTCGTCGGCGCGCTCTACGCGGGCCTCGGCGTTTCGGTCGAGCGGGCCGTCGCAGGGGACCTGTACGCCTTCGCCGCGAGCTGGGCCGCCGCGGCGGTCCGGCTGGCCCGCACCGACTTCCGCAGGGCGCAGGCGCTGCTGTGCGAGGTGCGGCCGGACCTGGAGGCGGTCGCCCGGATGGCGCTCGCGGCGGAGGACCCCGGGGACGTGCACGGCTCGGTGCCCATCGCCGACACCGTCGCCGCCGCCCATGAACGGGCCACGGCCCGGCTGTTCGTCACCTGATCGGCGATTCGACGCAGAAGGAGAGACATGGAACTGGAGAACGTCTTCAAGGTGGGGATCGGCGGGCCCGTCGGATCGGGCAAGACCGCCCTGATCGAGGCCCTGGTCCCGATGCTCCAGGACAGAGGGCGCCACGTCGGGGTGATCACCAACGACATCTACACGCAGGAGGACGCCGAACACGTCCGGCGCACCCTGGCCGGGGTGCTCGACCCCGAGCGGATCGTCGGCGTGGAGACGGGCGCCTGCCCGCACACGGCGGTCCGGGACGACCCGACGATGAACCTCGCGGCGGCGGCCGACCTGCTCGACCGCTTCGCCGACATCGACCTGCTGCTCTTCGAGAGCGGCGGCGACAACCTGACCCTCACCTTCAGCCCTGTGCTGGCGGACATGTACATCTTCGTCCTGGACACCGCCGAGGGCGAGAAGATGCCGCGCAAACGCGGACCGGGGACGACGGACTCCGACCTGCTCGTCATCAACAAGATCGACATCGCGCAGTACGTGCGGACCGACCTGGGGGTCATGGAACGCGACGCGCGGGCGGTGCGCGGCGACGGGCCGGTCATCCTGACCGACTGCCTCCTCGGCACCGGGGTCGCCGAGGTCGCCGACCTCATCGAGACGCGGGCGGGCGCGGCGTGTACCGCTCCGGCGTAGCGGCGGCGGGCGGTCCGGCGGTGGCCGACCGGCTCGCGCCGGAGCGCTACCAGCCGCGCTGGGTGCCCGAGCCGGTGCGGCGGCACGCGTGCGACCCGGACATGCTCCCGGTCGGCAGCCCGGGCAAGGTGGGCGTCCTCGAGCTCGCGTTCGAGCGGATCGGCGGCCGGACGGAACTGACCGGGCACTTCCAGAAGGCGCCCCTGCACATCACCCGGCCGCTCTACTACGACCCGGCGCGGCCGGACCTTCCGTACGTCATGCTCATGATGTCCGGCGGCGGTGTGCTCCAGGGCGACCGCTACCGCGTCGACGTGTCGTGCGGCGCCGGGGCGTCGGTGCACCTGACCACGCAGGGGGCGACCCGTCTCTACCGGATGGAACAGGACTACGCGACCCAGCTGGTCGACCTGACGGTGGGGCCCGGCGGCTACCTGGAGTACCTGCCCGACCCGACGATCCCGTTCGCCGGCTCCTGCTACTACCAGCGGATCGGCGTCACCGCGGCGGAGGACGCCACCGTGGTGCTGGGCGAGACGCTGCTGGCCGGGCGGCTCGCCCGGGGCGAGCGGCACGCGTACACCGCGTACTGCGGCGACATCGAGGTCCGCGATCCCGACGGCCGGCTGATCTTCGCCGACCCCGTCCGGCTGGTGCCCGCGGAGCGGCGGGTCACCGGACCCGCGGTGATGGCGGACTTCGGGGTCCTGTCCTCGCTGTACGTCGTGACACGGCTCCGTCCCGCGCAGGAGGTCGCCGACGTCCTGCACGAGGCACTCGCCGCCACCGGGCTGCGCGCGGGGGCCGGTGTGCTTCCGGGGGACCGGGGGGCCTGGGCGCGCATGCTCGGCGACCGGTCGCCCGAGGTGCTCGCCGCCTTCACGCTGGCCTGGGACGCCGTCCGCAGGCTGCTGCTTGGCGTGCCCGCGCCGGACCTGCGCAAGCAGTGACGCGGCCGCGCCGACGAGGACGAGGAGGAGCAGCACCGTGGCAGAAGCGGGTGAACACCTGGGGCGCAGGCAGCGTGCCGAGGCTTCGGCCCTGGACCGGACGGGAAGCCCGATGGTGCGGCGCCTGGGCGCACCGGGCGCGGCCCTGCTCGACGTCGCGATCGGCGGGGCGATCGGGGCACTGGCCCGCTGGCTCATCACCGAGGCGATGCCGGGGGCGCAGGAGGGCTTCCCGTGGGGGACCCTGCTGGTGAACCTCCTCGGCTGCCTCTTCATGGGCGTCCTCACGTCCTACCTGCTCAAAGGGAGCCCGCACGCCTTCGTCCGGCCGCTGCTGGTGACCGGTTACCTCGGCGGCTTCACCACGTTCTCCCACCTCATCGACGGGATCCACGCGCTCGACCGCACGACGGGCTGGGAACTCGGCCTGGGCTACGCGGCGGCCAGCGTGCTCGGCGGCTGGATCGCCATCGTGGTGGGCCTCTGGGCGGGCGCCCGGGTGCCGCACCGCCGCACCGGGGGAGGGGGTGCCCGGTGATCGCGCTGCTGATCCTCATGGGCGGGGCCTTCGGAGCCGTACTGCGCTATGTGCTCGACACGGCCGTCAAGAAGCGGGCGGGCAAGGCGTTCCCCTGGGGGACGCTGACGGTCAACGTCCTGGGCGCGGGCATCCTCGGGGCGCTGCACGGCGCGAGCGTCGGCACGGACTCCGAGGCTTTGCTCGGCACGGGCTTCTGCGGTGCGCTGACGACGTTCAGCACGTTCGAGCTCGACACCGTCCACCTCTTCCAGGACGGCAGGTTCCTCAGGGGCGCGGTCAACGTCGTCGCCTCGCTGGGGCTGGGGCTCCTCGCCTTCACCCTTCTGCACGCCCTCTTCCGGTGGGTCTGACGGCTCGGCCGCGGCGGAGGAGGGGGCGGGGACATGGCGACGGGCGGTTCCCGCACCGATACCCGGGGCTGGCTGAGCCGGGCGGTCGCCTGGTCCGACGCGCCGCCGGCCTGGTCGGAGGCGGTCTGCGCGGCGATCGGCCTCGGCGTGGCGGCGGCCGTCTCGACGGGCACGGGAGACCCCGTGGCTGGATTGTTCCTGGCGTCCGGGATGGTGCTGGCGGCCGTCCGCGCGGACACGGGGTCCCGCCGCGCGCGCCTGCTCGGCATCCTCGCGGCCCAACTGGCCGGCGCGCTGGGCCTGGTCATCGGACAGCTCACGCACGGGCACGGCTGGGGGACCGTGGCCGTGACGACCCTCGTGGCGCTGGTCTGCGGGCTGATCAGCCCGATCGGGAAGATCGTCTCGACGGCGGCGATGAGCCTGCTGTTCCTCGACGTCACCGGGACCGGCCTGCCGTCGTCGGAGTCCTGGTGGACGCCGCCCCTGCTTCAGCTCACCGGTGGGTGCCTGTATTCGCTGCTCGTGGTGCTGAGCTGGCGGGTGCCGGGCGCGGAGGCCGACCCGGGGCGCCGGTCCGTCGCCGCGGTGTACGCCGGGATCGCCGATCTCGTCGCCTCCCCGGTGCGTCCCGGCGGTGCGGAGGCGGCCGTCAGCGAGGCGGTGGACGCCGCGGAGGACACGCTGCTGCGCTACCAGATCCCGGTCGCCGGAAGGCGCGACTCCGAGACGCGGTGGCTGATCGCCCTGCTGAACGCCGCTTCGCCGCTGATGGAGGCGGTCACCGTGCTCGTCCGGTCCCGGAGCCCCGCGCCGCCCGGCCTAGCCGAGGCCGTGCGCCTGCTGGCCGACGCCGTCAGGTCCGGGCACAGGGACGCCGCCATCCCGCCGTTCGAGGGCGACCCCACCTTCGCCCGGCCCGTCGGCGACGCCCTGCGGGTGCTGCGCGGCGACTTCTGGGACGGGCCCGACGCGGTCGGCATGCCCCGGCCGCTGCCGGAGCGGGCCGGAGAGGCCGTGCGCACGGCCCTCTACTCCGCCTCGTCCTGGAGGTACGGCTTCCGGCTCGCCCTGTGCATCGGGATCGCCTCGGCGATCGTGGAGTTCCAGGGCGCTCCGCACTCCCTCTG harbors:
- a CDS encoding urease accessory protein UreD, which gives rise to MADRLAPERYQPRWVPEPVRRHACDPDMLPVGSPGKVGVLELAFERIGGRTELTGHFQKAPLHITRPLYYDPARPDLPYVMLMMSGGGVLQGDRYRVDVSCGAGASVHLTTQGATRLYRMEQDYATQLVDLTVGPGGYLEYLPDPTIPFAGSCYYQRIGVTAAEDATVVLGETLLAGRLARGERHAYTAYCGDIEVRDPDGRLIFADPVRLVPAERRVTGPAVMADFGVLSSLYVVTRLRPAQEVADVLHEALAATGLRAGAGVLPGDRGAWARMLGDRSPEVLAAFTLAWDAVRRLLLGVPAPDLRKQ
- a CDS encoding urease accessory protein UreF, whose product is MSAAIEDLGPLLAQFQLTDSGFPSGMYTLSHGLEGYAQLKLVGPDDLGALLTDLLYHSVGPGDATALVLAHRAVRAGDWDRLAEVDHRLHAIKLSREQRTASVRTGRQVLDTAASAFPIPEAARLAGLVADRATPGTHAVVVGALYAGLGVSVERAVAGDLYAFAASWAAAAVRLARTDFRRAQALLCEVRPDLEAVARMALAAEDPGDVHGSVPIADTVAAAHERATARLFVT
- the ureG gene encoding urease accessory protein UreG, encoding MELENVFKVGIGGPVGSGKTALIEALVPMLQDRGRHVGVITNDIYTQEDAEHVRRTLAGVLDPERIVGVETGACPHTAVRDDPTMNLAAAADLLDRFADIDLLLFESGGDNLTLTFSPVLADMYIFVLDTAEGEKMPRKRGPGTTDSDLLVINKIDIAQYVRTDLGVMERDARAVRGDGPVILTDCLLGTGVAEVADLIETRAGAACTAPA
- the ureC gene encoding urease subunit alpha, whose protein sequence is MTSMSRQQYASMYGPTVGDRIHLADTNLIVEVEKDYTEGHYGDEAQYGGGKTARDGMSADPASGRSVALDTVITNAVIIDPVLGVIKGDIGIKDGKIAGIGKSGNPHTQNGVDRRLIISASTEVISGENLIATPGGIDTHVHYISPQQAQHALSNGITTLVGGGTGPADGSRGCTTTPGGWNIARILQAYEDIPINIGVLGKGNSSLPTSLEEQIRAGACGLKVHEDWGSTPAVIDCALSVADELDIQITIHTDTLNEAGFVEDTINAINGRAIHTYHSEGAGGGHAPDILRVTGEPNVLPASTNPTLPYTANSIDELLDMTMVCHHLSYDVPEDVAFAESRVRAETISAETVLHDLGVISIIGSDSQAMGRVGESFTRAFQVAHHNKDKRGPLPEDSGRNDNFRVLRYIAKLTINPARASGMADTIGSLEDGKLADIILWPVHSFAAKPSMVVKGGLISWAPMGDPNASLPTPQPIYFRPMYGSFGKALSSTCVTFMSGAAIEEGVPERLGLNRLIRPVRQCRTVDKRHMLRNSTLADIRVDPETYKVTVDGEPAHIEPAKKLPLNRLFFLA
- a CDS encoding FluC/FEX family fluoride channel; its protein translation is MAEAGEHLGRRQRAEASALDRTGSPMVRRLGAPGAALLDVAIGGAIGALARWLITEAMPGAQEGFPWGTLLVNLLGCLFMGVLTSYLLKGSPHAFVRPLLVTGYLGGFTTFSHLIDGIHALDRTTGWELGLGYAAASVLGGWIAIVVGLWAGARVPHRRTGGGGAR
- the crcB gene encoding fluoride efflux transporter CrcB; the encoded protein is MIALLILMGGAFGAVLRYVLDTAVKKRAGKAFPWGTLTVNVLGAGILGALHGASVGTDSEALLGTGFCGALTTFSTFELDTVHLFQDGRFLRGAVNVVASLGLGLLAFTLLHALFRWV